The following proteins are co-located in the Colius striatus isolate bColStr4 chromosome 6, bColStr4.1.hap1, whole genome shotgun sequence genome:
- the L3HYPDH gene encoding trans-3-hydroxy-L-proline dehydratase isoform X2: MSPWLSIISSPHHSPFFCPDLSIDVPGHGKVVVDIGYGGAFYTFLSAEQLGLDVCSSKTRDLVSAASAVTEAVKEQFKLHHPESEDLAFLYGTILTDGKDTFSEEPTTNICVFADEQVDRSPTGSGVTARIALQYHKGLIQLNQSRTFRSSTTGSLFTGKAVKEAKSGDYKAVIVEVSGEAFYTGTATFTVEEEDSLKHGFCFK; encoded by the exons ATGAGCCCATGGCTCAGCATCATTTCCTCTCCTCACCACTCTCCCTTTTTCTGCCCAGACCTGTCCATCGATGTCCCTGGTCACGGCAAGGTGGTGGTTGACATTGGCTACGGTGGTGCTTTCTACACCTTCCTCAGCGCCGAGCAGCTGGGCCTCGATGTCTGCTCATCAAAGACCAGAGACCTTGTCAGTGCGGCGAGCGCGGTGACAGAAGCGGTGAAGGAGCAG TTCAAGCTTCATCACCCTGAAAGTGAAGATCTGGCTTTCCTCTATGGCACCATACTGACAGATGGGAAAGACACCTTTAGTGAGGAGCCCACCACCAACATCTGTGTGTTTGCAGATGAACAG GTTGACCGGAGTCCAACAGGTTCGGGCGTGACAGCGCGCATCGCCCTGCAGTACCAtaagggactcatccagctgaaTCAGAGCAGAACCTTTCGGAGCAGCACCACGGGGTCCTTGTTCACTGGGAAGGCAGTGAAG GAAGCCAAATCTGGGGACTACAAAGCTGTCATTGTAGAGGTATCTGGAGAAGCTTTCTACACCGGTACAGCCACCTTCACCGTGGAAGAGGAGGACTCCCTGAAACACGGCTTCTGCTTCAAGTGA
- the JKAMP gene encoding JNK1/MAPK8-associated membrane protein isoform X1 encodes MFHSAVDIQPACLGLYCGRTVLSVNGSLETYGDCGVCPRGQRTDDNKICRECVGSPDRYDWLYLGFMAMLPLVLHWFFIEWYSGKKSSSALLQHITALLECGAAALLTLLASDPAGSLRIRSCAVKKLSDWYTMLYNPSPDYITTVHCTQEAVYPLYTIVFIYYAFCLVLMMLLRPLLVKKVACGLGKSDRFKSIYAALYFFPVLTVLQAVGGGLLYYAFPYIILVLSLVTLAVYMSASEVESFKDLLVRKKRLVVLFSHWLLHAYGIVSISKLDKLEQDLPLLALVPAPALFYLLTAKYTEPSRILSEGGNGH; translated from the exons ATGTTCCACTCCG CGGTGGACATCCAGCCCGCCTGCCTCGGGCTGTACTGCGGCAGGACCGTCCTCTCGGTCAACGGCTCCCTGGAGACCTACGGGGACTGCGGG GTGTGCCCCAGAGGGCAAAGAACCGATGACAACAAAATCTGCCGGGAGTGTGTGGGATCTCCAGACCGCTATGACTGGCTGTACCTTGGCTTCATGGCCATGCTCCCCCTCGTCTTACACTGGTTCTTTATTGAATGGTATTCAGGAAAAAAGAG CTCCAGCGCGCTGCTGCAGCACATCACGGCCCTGCTGGAGTGCGGCGCAGCGGCGCTGCTGACGCTGCTCGCCAGCGACCCCGCCGGCAGCCTGCGCATTCGCTCCTGCGCCGTGAAGAAGCTCTCGGACTGGTACACCATGCTGTACAACCCCAGCCCTGACTACATCACCACAGTGCACTGCACGCAGGAGGCGGTGTATCCCCT gtACACCATTGTGTTTATATATTATGCCTTCTGCCTTGTGTTAATGATGCTGCTTCGGCCTCTTCTGGTGAAGAAAGTCGCCTGTGGCTTGGGCAAGTCCGACCGCTTTAAAAGCATTTACGCAGCACTGTACTTCTTCCCCGTCCTCACCGTGCTCCAGGCCGTGGGGGGAGGCCTGCTCT ATTATGCCTTCCCCTACATCATACTGGTGCTCTCTCTGGTTACCCTGGCTGTCTACATGTCTGCTTCTGAAGTGGAG TCTTTCAAGGACCTTCTTGTCAGGAAGAAAAGGCTCGTTGTCCTCTTCAGCCACTGGTTGCTTCATGCCTATGGGATTGTCTCCATTTCCAAGCTGGATAAGCTTGAGCAGGACCTGCCCCTGCTGGCCCTCGTCCCCGCACCCGCGCTCTTCTACCTCCTGACAGCCAAGTACACTGAGCCCTCGCGCATCCTCTCTGAGGGGGGCAACGGGCACTGA
- the L3HYPDH gene encoding trans-3-hydroxy-L-proline dehydratase isoform X1, with product MAAVAGGGGSGGAGRRLPPHSPSGLVLQTVEMHTGGEPLRIVPRLEAAEAAAAAGLSLLSLRREVAAAQDSVRRALMLEPRGHAGMYGAVVVRGGAAAAAGAHLAALFLHCQGYSTMCGHAVLALGRFALDYGLVTAPTRPETAVRLLCPCGPVTAFVPWDGSRSGNPVRFHSVPAFAAATDLSIDVPGHGKVVVDIGYGGAFYTFLSAEQLGLDVCSSKTRDLVSAASAVTEAVKEQFKLHHPESEDLAFLYGTILTDGKDTFSEEPTTNICVFADEQVDRSPTGSGVTARIALQYHKGLIQLNQSRTFRSSTTGSLFTGKAVKEAKSGDYKAVIVEVSGEAFYTGTATFTVEEEDSLKHGFCFK from the exons ATGGCGGCGGTGGCGGGTGGCGGCGGTAGCGGTGGTGCGGGACGGCGGCTGCCCCCGCACTCGCCGTCGGGCCTGGTGCTGCAGACGGTAGAGATGCACACGGGCGGGGAGCCGCTGCGCATCGTCCCGCGGCTGGaggcggcggaggcggcggcggcggcggggctgtcgctgCTGTCCCTGCGGCGGGAGGTGGCGGCCGCGCAGGACAGCGTGCGGCGGGCGCTGATGCTGGAGCCGCGGGGCCACGCCGGCATGTACGGGGCGGTGGTGGtgcgcggcggggcggccgccgctgccggGGCGCACCTGGCCGCCCTCTTCCTGCACTGCCAAGGCTACAGCACCATGTGCGGCCACGCCGTCCTGGCGCTCGGCCGCTTCGCCCTCGACTACGGGCTGGTGACGGCACCCACGCGCCCGGAGACCGCCGTCCGCCTGCTGTGCCCCTGCGGGCCCGTCACCGCCTTCGTACCCTGGGACGGCAGTCGCAGCGGCAACCCCGTCCGCTTCCACAGCGTGCCTGCCTTCGCTGCTGCCACTG ACCTGTCCATCGATGTCCCTGGTCACGGCAAGGTGGTGGTTGACATTGGCTACGGTGGTGCTTTCTACACCTTCCTCAGCGCCGAGCAGCTGGGCCTCGATGTCTGCTCATCAAAGACCAGAGACCTTGTCAGTGCGGCGAGCGCGGTGACAGAAGCGGTGAAGGAGCAG TTCAAGCTTCATCACCCTGAAAGTGAAGATCTGGCTTTCCTCTATGGCACCATACTGACAGATGGGAAAGACACCTTTAGTGAGGAGCCCACCACCAACATCTGTGTGTTTGCAGATGAACAG GTTGACCGGAGTCCAACAGGTTCGGGCGTGACAGCGCGCATCGCCCTGCAGTACCAtaagggactcatccagctgaaTCAGAGCAGAACCTTTCGGAGCAGCACCACGGGGTCCTTGTTCACTGGGAAGGCAGTGAAG GAAGCCAAATCTGGGGACTACAAAGCTGTCATTGTAGAGGTATCTGGAGAAGCTTTCTACACCGGTACAGCCACCTTCACCGTGGAAGAGGAGGACTCCCTGAAACACGGCTTCTGCTTCAAGTGA
- the GPR135 gene encoding G-protein coupled receptor 135 yields the protein MRLRMEPAAAAPGNLSRGGGGNESGGAAAAAAGEWSAAALASQALALLLIFALSALGNGAVVLVIARHRQLRTVTNAFVLSLSLSELLGALLCLPLAFLSLLSRPPGAWLFGQRLCLASAALHAGLGIAATLTMALLSFDRYCAIVRQPRHKMGRRRAAQLLAAVWLAALALAGPWYGLAGEGRREARPGAYRCVYVLPWGSSRLGPPYGAALIVLCYLLPFALMCFCHYNICRAVRMAESRVRPLATYGHLLRAYGEMRTATTVLIMIVSIICCWGPYCVLGLAAAAGHLPFSPTMDAVASGMAWANGAINPLIYAVRNPNISVLLRRSREGGYRTRNNVAAYLLVPGRQPEPRGRADRVRERYVNRHSGPPGSALSSSSPASGGEVAMWACKNPAVLFCRDGQLDTVSEAALQAKADAANTSL from the coding sequence ATGAGGCTGCGCATGgagccggcggcggccgcgccgggAAACCtctcccgcggcggcggcggcaacGAGagcggcggagcggcggcggcggcggcgggcgagTGGTCCGCGGCGGCGCTGGCCTCGCAGGCGCTGGCGCTGCTGCTCATCTTCGCCCTGTCGGCGCTGGGCAACGGCGCGGTGGTGCTGGTGATCGCCCGGCACCGGCAGCTCCGCACGGTCACCAACGCGTTCGTGCTGTCGCTGTCGCTGTCCGAGCTGCTGGGcgccctgctctgcctgccccTCGCCTTCCTCAGCCTGCTCAGCCGCCCGCCCGGCGCCTGGCTCTTCGGGCAGCGGCTGTGCCTGGCCAGCGCCGCCCTGCACGCCGGGCTGGGCATCGCCGCCACGCTCACCATGGCCCTGCTCTCCTTCGACCGCTACTGCGCCATCGTGCGCCAGCCCCGGCACAAGATGGGCCGGCGCCGCGCCGCGCAGCTCCTGGCCGCCGTCTGGCTGGCCGCCCTGGCGCTGGCCGGGCCCTGGTACGGGCTGGCGGGCGAAGGGCGGCGGgaggcccggcccggcgcctaCCGCTGCGTCTAcgtgctgccctggggctcgTCCCGGCTGGGGCCGCCCTACGGCGCCGCGCTCATCGTGCTCTGCTACCTCCTGCCCTTCGCCCTCATGTGCTTCTGCCACTACAACATCTGCCGGGCCGTGCGGATGGCCGAGAGCCGCGTGCGGCCCCTCGCCACCTACGGGCACCTGCTGCGCGCCTACGGCGAGATGCGCACGGCCACCACCGTCCTCATCATGATCGTCTCCATCATCTGCTGCTGGGGGCCCTACTGCGTCCTGGGGCTGGCCGCCGCTGCCGGCCACCTGCCCTTCTCGCCCACCATGGACGCCGTGGCCAGCGGGATGGCCTGGGCCAACGGCGCCATCAACCCCCTCATCTATGCCGTCCGCAACCCCAACATCTCGGTGCTGCTGCGGCGCAGCCGGGAGGGCGGCTACAGGACTAGGAACAATGTGGCAGCCTACCTCTTGGTCCCGGGCCGCCAGCCTGAGCCTCGCGGCCGGGCTGATCGTGTCCGGGAGCGCTACGTCAACCGGCACAGCGGCCCCCCGGGCAGCGCCCTGTCCTCCTCCAGCCCGGCCAGCGGGGGAGAGGTGGCCATGTGGGCCTGCAAGAACCCCGCCGTGCTCTTCTGTCGGGATGGGCAACTGGATACTGTCTCTGAGGCCGCGTTGCAGGCCAAAGCTGACGCTGCCAACACCAGCCTCTGA
- the JKAMP gene encoding JNK1/MAPK8-associated membrane protein isoform X2: MFHSAVDIQPACLGLYCGRTVLSVNGSLETYGDCGVCPRGQRTDDNKICRECVGSPDRYDWLYLGFMAMLPLVLHWFFIEWYSGKKSSSALLQHITALLECGAAALLTLLASDPAGSLRIRSCAVKKLSDWYTMLYNPSPDYITTVHCTQEAVYPLYTIVFIYYAFCLVLMMLLRPLLVKKVACGLGKSDRFKSIYAALYFFPVLTVLQAVGGGLLFFQGPSCQEEKARCPLQPLVASCLWDCLHFQAG, from the exons ATGTTCCACTCCG CGGTGGACATCCAGCCCGCCTGCCTCGGGCTGTACTGCGGCAGGACCGTCCTCTCGGTCAACGGCTCCCTGGAGACCTACGGGGACTGCGGG GTGTGCCCCAGAGGGCAAAGAACCGATGACAACAAAATCTGCCGGGAGTGTGTGGGATCTCCAGACCGCTATGACTGGCTGTACCTTGGCTTCATGGCCATGCTCCCCCTCGTCTTACACTGGTTCTTTATTGAATGGTATTCAGGAAAAAAGAG CTCCAGCGCGCTGCTGCAGCACATCACGGCCCTGCTGGAGTGCGGCGCAGCGGCGCTGCTGACGCTGCTCGCCAGCGACCCCGCCGGCAGCCTGCGCATTCGCTCCTGCGCCGTGAAGAAGCTCTCGGACTGGTACACCATGCTGTACAACCCCAGCCCTGACTACATCACCACAGTGCACTGCACGCAGGAGGCGGTGTATCCCCT gtACACCATTGTGTTTATATATTATGCCTTCTGCCTTGTGTTAATGATGCTGCTTCGGCCTCTTCTGGTGAAGAAAGTCGCCTGTGGCTTGGGCAAGTCCGACCGCTTTAAAAGCATTTACGCAGCACTGTACTTCTTCCCCGTCCTCACCGTGCTCCAGGCCGTGGGGGGAGGCCTGCTCT TCTTTCAAGGACCTTCTTGTCAGGAAGAAAAGGCTCGTTGTCCTCTTCAGCCACTGGTTGCTTCATGCCTATGGGATTGTCTCCATTTCCAAGCTGGATAA